From one Meles meles chromosome 18, mMelMel3.1 paternal haplotype, whole genome shotgun sequence genomic stretch:
- the KRT26 gene encoding keratin, type I cytoskeletal 26, translating into MSFQLSSASRHVCSRAGPGRLSGGGPGFGAGNVYRGSGAGSSFSCTLGSISSGGGFCNGGGGVCAGFLGNEHGLLSGNEKVTMQNLNDRLACYLDQVRALEEANVDLEQKIKAWYEKYGPGSCRGLDHDYTRYFSVIEDLKRQIISATTCNSSIALQNDNARLTADDFRLKYENELALHQSVEADINGLHRVMDELTLCTADLEIQFETLSEELACLKKNHEEEMKVLQCAAGGDVNVEVNAAPGVDLTVLLNNMRAEYEDLAEQNRRDVEAWFNEKSASLQQQISDDAGAATTARNELTELKRSLQTLEIELQSVVAMKHSYECSLAETEGNYCLQLQQIQDQIGGMEEELQQIRTETEGQKLEYEQLLDIKIFLEKEIETYCKLIDGEERKSKPVCSRSKRRGPIHSENQVQDSKEEILVKTVVEELDQLGNVLSLRVHSVEEKSSKISNITMEQRIPSKAP; encoded by the exons ATGTCTTTTCAACTTTCTAGTGCATCCAGGCACGTCTGCTCGCGAGCTGGCCCGGGGCGACTGTCTGGTGGAGGTCCAGGCTTCGGGGCTGGGAATGTGTACCGTGGATCCGGAGCAGGAAGCAGCTTTTCTTGTACTCTTGGGAGCATTTCTTCTGGAGGAGGTTTCTGTAATGGTGGTGGGGGTGTCTGTGCTGGTTTTCTTGGAAATGAACATGGCCTGCTTTCTGGGAATGAGAAGGTGACCATGCAGAACCTCAATGACCGCCTGGCATGCTACCTAGACCAGGTGCGAGCTCTGGAAGAGGCCAACGTGGACCTGGAGCAGAAAATCAAGGCCTGGTATGAGAAATACGGGCCTGGTTCTTGCCGGGGACTAGACCATGACTACACGAGATATTTCTCGGTCATTGAGGACCTTAAAAGGCAG ATCATTTCTGCGACCACCTGTAACTCCAGCATTGCTCTACAAAATGACAATGCCAGACTGACTGCTGATGACTTCAGGCTGAA GTATGAAAATGAACTTGCTCTCCACCAGAGCGTAGAGGCCGACATCAATGGTCTTCACAGGGTCATGGATGAGCTGACCCTTTGTACAGCCGACCTGGAGATACAGTTTGAAACACTCAGTGAGGAACTGGCATGCCTCAAAAAAAATCACGAGGAG GAAATGAAAGTTCTGCAGTGCGCGGCAGGGGGGGATGTGAACGTGGAGGTGAACGCAGCTCCCGGCGTGGACCTGACTGTCCTGTTGAACAACATGAGGGCCGAGTACGAGGACTTGGCCGAGCAGAACCGCAGGGACGTGGAGGCTTGGTTTAACGAGAAG AGTGCTTCGCTGCAGCAGCAGATTTCTGATGACGCAGGAGCGGCCACCACAGCCAGAAATGAGCTGACGGAGCTGAAACGCAGTCTGCAGACCTTGGAAATAGAACTTCAGTCCGTCGTGGCCATG AAACATTCCTATGAATGCTCCCTGGCCGAGACGGAGGGCAATTACTGCCTCCAGCTCCAGCAAATCCAGGACCAGATTGGGGGAATGGAAGAAGAACTCCAACAGATTCGCACTGAAACAGAAGGCCAGAAGCTGGAGTATGAACAGCTTCtagatatcaaaatatttttagagaaagaaatagaaacgtACTGCAAATTAATAGATGGAGAAGaaag AAAAAGCAAGCCTGTGTGTTCCAGATCCAAAAGACGTGGGCCCATACATTCTGAAAATCAAGTCCAAG actcAAAAGAAGAAATTCTTGTCAAAACAGTGGTTGAGGAACTAGACCAACTTGGTAATGTCCTTTCATTGAGGGTCCATTCAGTTGAAGAAAAATCCTCGAAAATAAGCAACATTACGATGGAACAACGAATACCTTCTAAAGCACCATAG
- the LOC123929449 gene encoding keratin, type I cytoskeletal 27 yields the protein MSMRFSSASRRLGSSGGAGFGAGNACGVPGIGSGFSCAFGGSSSAGGYGGGLGGGSASCAAFTGNEHGLLSGNEKVTMQNLNDRLASYLENVRALEEANADLEQKIKGWYEKFGPGSCRGLDHDYSRYFPIIDDLRNQIISATTSNANVILQNDNARLTADDFRLKFENEQALHQSVDADVSGLRRVLDELTLCRTDLEIQLETLSEELAYLKKNHEEEMKALQCAAGGNVNVEMNAAPGVDLTVLLNNMRAEYEALAEQNRRDAEAWFNEKSASLQQQISDDAGATTSARNELTEMKRTLQTLEIELQSLLAMKHSLECSLTETKGNYCAQLAQIQAQIGALEEQLHQVRTETEGQKLEYEQLLDIKVHLEKEIETYCRLIDGEDGSCVKSKGYGGPGNQIKESSKTTMVKTIVEEIDPRGKVLSSRVHTVEEKSTKANNVKSEQRVPS from the exons ATGTCTATGCGCTTTTCTTCTGCATCCAGACGGCTTGGCTCCAGCGGAGGAGCAGGTTTTGGGGCTGGAAATGCATGTGGTGTGCCGGGCATTGGAAGTGGCTTCTCTTGCGCTTTTGGGGGCAGCTCATCTGCAGGAGGCTATGgcggggggctgggtgggggaagTGCTTCTTGCGCTGCCTTCACTGGGAATGAACATGGCCTCCTGTCGGGCAACGAGAAGGTGACCATGCAGAACCTCAACGACCGCTTGGCCTCCTACCTGGAAAATGTGCGAGCACTAGAGGAGGCCAATGCTGACCTGGAGCAGAAGATCAAGGGCTGGTATGAGAAATTCGGGCCTGGTTCTTGCCGTGGCCTTGATCATGATTACAGCAGATACTTCCCAATAATTGATGACCTTAGGAACCAG ATCATTTCTGCAACTACCAGCAATGCCAATGTTATCCTGCAAAATGATAATGCAAGACTAACAGCTGATGACTTCAGGCTAAA GTTTGAAAATGAACAGGCCCTTCACCAGAGTGTTGATGCGGATGTCAGCGGTTTGCGCAGGGTCCTGGACGAGCTGACTCTGTGCAGAACTGACCTAGAGATCCAGCTGGAAACCCTGAGCGAGGAGCTGGCTTACCTCAAGAAGAATCATGAGGAG GAAATGAAGGCGCTGCAGTGCGCAGCTGGCGGGAACGTGAACGTGGAAATGAACGCGGCACCCGGGGTGGACCTCACGGTCCTGCTGAACAACATGCGGGCCGAGTACGAAGCCCTGGCGGAGCAGAACCGCAGGGACGCGGAGGCCTGGTTCAACGAGAAG AGCGCCTCCCTGCAGCAGCAGATCTCCGACGACGCCGGTGCTACCACCTCTGCTCGAAATGAGCTGACCGAGATGAAACGTACTCTGCAAACCCTGGAGATTGAACTCCAGTCCCTCTTGGCAATG AAACACTCCCTGGAGTGCTCCCTGACCGAGACCAAAGGCAACTACTGTGCGCAGCTCGCCCAGATCCAGGCTCAGATCGGGGCCCTGGAGGAGCAGCTGCACCAGGTCAGAACCGAGACGGAGGGCCAGAAGCTGGAGTACGAGCAGCTCCTCGACATCAAGGTCCACCTGGAAAAGGAGATCGAGACCTACTGCCGCCTGATTGATGGAGAGGATGG CTCTTGTGTTAAATCAAAAGGCTATGGAGGACCAGGGAATCAGATAAAAG AGTCCTCTAAAACCACCATGGTTAAAACAATTGTTGAAGAAATAGATCCTCGTGGCAAAGTTCTCTCCTCCAGAGTTCACACTGTGGAAGAGAAATCCACCAAAGCCAACAACGTGAAGAGTGAACAGAGGGTGCCTTCCTGA